One Equus asinus isolate D_3611 breed Donkey chromosome 26, EquAss-T2T_v2, whole genome shotgun sequence genomic window carries:
- the PLEKHF1 gene encoding pleckstrin homology domain-containing family F member 1, which yields MVDYLANTEINSQRIAAVESCFGASGQPLALPGRVLLGEGVLTKECRKKAKPRIFFLFNDILVYGSIVLNKRRYRSQHVIPLEEVTLEPLPETLQAKNRWMIKTAKKSFVVSAASTTERQEWISHIEECVRRQLLATGRQPSTEHAAPWIPDKATDICMRCTQTRFSALTRRHHCRKCGFVVCAECSRERFLLPRLAPKPLRVCSLCYRQLAAQKQKEEEEEEEEEQEPGTGAPGQPACLAGAICGASSGDDYDSDEDKEGSGDGEWPSPVEFYTSGVSWSSFHS from the coding sequence ATGGTGGACTACCTGGCAAACACGGAGATCAACAGCCAGCGCATTGCTGCCGTTGAGAGCTGCTTCGGGGCATCGGGGCAGCCGCTGGCCCTGCCAGGCCGGGTGCTGCTGGGCGAGGGCGTGCTGACCAAGGAGTGCCGCAAGAAGGCCAAGCCACgcatcttcttccttttcaacGACATCCTGGTCTATGGCAGCATCGTGCTCAACAAGCGGAGGTACCGCAGCCAGCATGTCATTCCCCTGGAGGAGGTGACGCTGGAGCCGCTGCCCGAGACCCTGCAGGCCAAGAACCGCTGGATGATCAAGACGGCCAAGAAGTCCTTTGTGGTGTCGGCCGCCTCCACCACGGAGCGCCAGGAGTGGATCAGCCACATTGAGGAGTGTGTGCGGCGGCAGCTGCTGGCCACAGGCCGCCAGCCCAGCACGGAGCACGCGGCGCCCTGGATCCCGGACAAGGCCACGGACATCTGCATGCGGTGCACGCAGACGCGCTTCTCGGCGCTCACGCGGCGCCACCACTGCCGCAAGTGTGGCTTTGTGGTCTGTGCCGAGTGCTCCCGCGAGCGCTTCCTCCTGCCTCGCCTTGCGCCCAAGCCCCTGCGCGTCTGCAGCCTCTGCTACCGCCAGCTGGCCGCCCagaagcagaaggaggaagaggaggaggaggaagaggagcaggagcCGGGCACCGGGGCCCCCGGGCAGCCGGCCTGCCTGGCCGGGGCCATCTGCGGAGCGTCCAGTGGAGACGACTACGACTCAGACGAGGACAAGGAGGGCAGTGGGGATGGCGAGTGGCCCAGCCCTGTGGAGTTCTACACCTCGGGCGTCTCCTGGTCGTCCTTCCACAGCTGA